One window from the genome of Streptomyces sp. NBC_00091 encodes:
- a CDS encoding SulP family inorganic anion transporter — MNTLLLRAAGRVRAVLPTRADVTVMARSPRRDLLAGLTVAIVALPLALGFGVSSGLGAEAGLATAVVAGALAALFGGSNLQVSGPTGAMTVVLVPIVAQHGPGGVLTVGLMAGVLLIALALLRAGRYMQYVPAPVVEGFTLGIACVIGLQQVPNALGVEKPEGEKVLLVAWRSLVEFAAAPNWTAIGLSLGVAAVMLLGARWRPAIPFSIVGVIAATVVAQVFHLDGAAPIGDLPSGLPAPSLAFLDVSALGSLLAPAVAVAALAALESLLSATVADGMTVGQKHDPDRELFGQGIANLAAPLFGGVPATAAIARTAVNVRTGASSRLAALAHAAVLAVIVFAAAPLVSKIPLAALAGVLLATAIRMVEVGSLRAMAKATRSDAVVLVLTAAATLALDLVYAVIIGLVVAGALALRAVAAQARMDQVDFRPDLPGEHSDEEHALLAEHIVAYRIDGPLFFAGAHRFLLELSEVADVRVVILRMSRVTTMDATGALVLKDAVEKLNRRGIAVMTSGIRPGQRQALESVGALDLLRYEGREYATTPEAIAGARKHLEQAGLLPATHHPHPHRIRKAPR, encoded by the coding sequence ATGAACACCCTTCTGCTCCGAGCGGCGGGCCGGGTGAGGGCCGTACTGCCCACGCGCGCCGACGTCACCGTCATGGCCCGCAGTCCCCGCCGGGACCTGCTCGCCGGCCTGACCGTCGCGATCGTGGCACTGCCGCTGGCACTCGGATTCGGGGTCTCCTCCGGCCTGGGCGCCGAGGCGGGGCTTGCCACCGCGGTGGTCGCGGGTGCGCTCGCGGCCCTGTTCGGCGGGTCCAACCTTCAGGTGTCCGGGCCGACCGGTGCGATGACGGTGGTCCTGGTTCCGATCGTCGCCCAGCACGGGCCCGGTGGCGTGCTGACCGTCGGCTTGATGGCCGGTGTCCTGCTCATCGCGCTGGCCCTGCTGCGCGCGGGACGCTACATGCAGTACGTCCCGGCGCCGGTGGTGGAGGGCTTCACTCTCGGCATCGCGTGTGTGATCGGCCTCCAGCAGGTGCCGAACGCCCTCGGGGTGGAGAAGCCGGAGGGCGAGAAGGTCCTCCTGGTTGCCTGGCGGTCGCTGGTGGAGTTCGCGGCGGCTCCGAACTGGACCGCGATCGGGCTCTCCCTCGGCGTCGCGGCGGTGATGCTGCTGGGCGCGAGGTGGCGGCCGGCGATTCCGTTCTCGATCGTCGGGGTCATCGCCGCGACGGTGGTCGCGCAGGTCTTCCACCTCGATGGCGCGGCCCCGATCGGGGACCTTCCGTCCGGGCTGCCCGCTCCTTCCCTCGCTTTCCTCGACGTGTCCGCGCTGGGGTCGCTGCTCGCCCCGGCGGTGGCGGTGGCGGCGCTGGCCGCGCTGGAGTCACTGCTGTCCGCGACCGTGGCCGACGGCATGACGGTCGGGCAGAAGCACGATCCGGACAGGGAGCTCTTCGGGCAAGGGATCGCCAACCTGGCCGCCCCGTTGTTCGGCGGTGTCCCCGCCACCGCGGCGATAGCCCGTACGGCGGTCAACGTCCGCACCGGAGCCTCCTCCCGGCTGGCCGCGCTGGCACATGCCGCCGTGCTCGCGGTGATCGTGTTCGCCGCCGCGCCTCTCGTGTCGAAGATCCCGCTCGCCGCTCTCGCGGGCGTGCTGCTGGCGACCGCGATACGGATGGTCGAGGTCGGCTCCCTGCGGGCCATGGCGAAGGCCACCCGCTCGGACGCGGTCGTGCTGGTCCTGACCGCCGCGGCCACCCTCGCGCTCGACCTCGTCTACGCGGTGATCATCGGCCTGGTCGTGGCCGGCGCGCTCGCGCTGCGGGCCGTCGCCGCCCAGGCCCGCATGGACCAGGTGGACTTCCGCCCCGACCTGCCCGGCGAGCACAGCGACGAGGAGCACGCCCTGCTGGCCGAGCACATCGTCGCCTACCGCATCGACGGGCCCCTGTTCTTCGCCGGCGCCCACCGCTTCCTGCTGGAACTGTCCGAGGTCGCCGACGTGCGCGTGGTCATCCTGCGCATGTCACGCGTCACCACGATGGACGCCACCGGCGCCCTCGTCCTCAAGGACGCGGTCGAGAAGCTGAACCGGCGCGGGATCGCCGTGATGACCTCCGGCATCCGCCCCGGCCAGCGCCAGGCGCTGGAATCGGTCGGCGCGCTCGACCTGCTGCGCTACGAGGGCAGGGAGTACGCCACCACCCCCGAAGCGATCGCCGGGGCCCGCAAACACCTGGAACAGGCAGGACTGCTTCCCGCCACGCACCACCCACACCCGCACCGCATCCGGAAGGCACCGCGATGA
- a CDS encoding pyridoxamine 5'-phosphate oxidase family protein → MSVPTDRRMLDVSGTEALWLLEGSTQGRLVYIQREQAVVRPATHVLEYGRLVVRAPVQAATVGTRALLTYQVDEIRHPAGTGWTVTAHGPADVITDPDEAAHYRRTLPGWSHGPHDTLLRLRPQSVSGFRLARTLDGGAR, encoded by the coding sequence ATGAGCGTCCCCACCGACCGCCGCATGCTCGACGTCTCCGGGACGGAAGCCCTCTGGCTCCTGGAAGGCTCCACCCAGGGCCGGCTCGTCTACATCCAGCGCGAGCAGGCCGTCGTCCGCCCCGCCACACACGTCCTGGAATACGGGCGCCTCGTCGTCCGCGCGCCCGTGCAGGCCGCGACGGTCGGCACCAGAGCCCTGCTGACGTACCAGGTCGACGAGATCCGCCACCCGGCGGGCACCGGCTGGACGGTGACCGCCCACGGCCCGGCCGACGTCATCACCGACCCCGACGAGGCCGCCCACTACCGCCGCACCCTGCCCGGCTGGAGCCATGGACCCCACGACACCCTGCTGCGCCTGCGCCCGCAGTCCGTGTCCGGGTTCCGCCTCGCCCGCACGCTGGACGGAGGGGCCCGGTGA
- a CDS encoding ATP-binding protein, whose protein sequence is MTVQVEAMPYRHVLNVLTAGPAVRLARETAELVLVDCGVGLRHPSVGPALLILSELVTNAVRHAAMASPTIKITYVHGPDAFAFAVHDRHPYQPALFGAVATAPGSGLATVVEMTMELGGTAVVRPDNDGRGKSIWITLPL, encoded by the coding sequence GTGACCGTCCAGGTGGAGGCCATGCCCTACCGGCACGTACTGAACGTGCTGACCGCGGGCCCGGCGGTGCGCCTCGCCCGGGAGACGGCCGAACTCGTACTGGTCGATTGCGGTGTCGGCCTGCGCCATCCGAGCGTGGGGCCGGCGCTGCTGATCCTGTCCGAGCTGGTCACCAACGCCGTACGCCACGCAGCCATGGCCTCTCCGACGATCAAGATCACGTACGTGCACGGCCCCGACGCTTTCGCGTTCGCCGTCCACGACCGCCACCCCTACCAGCCCGCCCTGTTCGGAGCCGTGGCCACCGCCCCCGGGAGCGGGCTGGCCACCGTGGTGGAGATGACGATGGAGCTCGGCGGCACCGCGGTCGTGCGCCCGGACAACGACGGGCGCGGCAAGAGCATCTGGATCACCCTGCCCCTGTAG
- a CDS encoding anti-sigma factor antagonist, with amino-acid sequence MTIEWRYTTHPGLSVLSLAGHLGSDAVARFSGAIGWVTARGTGPVILDLSGLLGWSVGGQLAVAQAARRLAAEGRPLELASIPADGSLVPDGSCPPIPVHCDLDAALAAHQAVSDEQRQWCSDQWPAAQPAAAHSLL; translated from the coding sequence ATGACGATCGAGTGGCGCTACACCACCCACCCCGGCCTGAGCGTGCTGTCCCTGGCCGGACACCTCGGGTCCGACGCGGTAGCACGGTTCTCCGGTGCGATCGGCTGGGTCACGGCCCGTGGCACCGGTCCGGTCATCCTCGATCTGAGCGGACTGCTCGGCTGGTCGGTGGGCGGACAGCTCGCCGTCGCCCAGGCCGCCCGCCGGCTCGCCGCCGAGGGCCGCCCCCTGGAACTCGCCTCGATCCCGGCCGACGGCTCCCTCGTTCCCGACGGCAGCTGCCCGCCGATCCCCGTCCACTGCGACCTGGACGCCGCGCTGGCCGCCCACCAGGCCGTGTCCGACGAGCAGCGCCAGTGGTGCAGCGACCAGTGGCCTGCCGCGCAGCCCGCGGCTGCGCACAGCCTGCTCTGA
- a CDS encoding helix-turn-helix transcriptional regulator, with product MSTPLYQLKAEFFKTLGHPARIRVLELLSEREHAVAELLPEVGIEAASLSQQLAVLRKANLVATRREGSNVYYRLTSPEVAELLRVARSILSGVLQGQAELLADLRATSPQ from the coding sequence GTGAGCACACCGCTCTACCAGCTCAAGGCCGAGTTCTTCAAAACCCTCGGCCACCCGGCCCGCATCCGCGTCCTGGAACTCCTCAGCGAGCGCGAGCACGCGGTCGCCGAACTGCTCCCCGAGGTCGGCATCGAAGCCGCCTCCCTCTCCCAGCAGCTCGCCGTCCTGCGCAAGGCCAACCTCGTCGCCACCCGCCGCGAAGGTTCCAACGTCTATTACCGGCTCACCAGCCCCGAGGTCGCCGAACTGCTCCGCGTCGCCCGCAGCATCCTCTCCGGCGTCCTCCAGGGCCAGGCCGAACTCCTGGCCGACCTGCGCGCCACCAGCCCCCAATAG
- a CDS encoding carbonic anhydrase, with translation MTVDAERHGFDGPPGRRRFVRAVLTGAVAVGAGLVAGRPATPTGVSAGASGPRPRTPESALRELAAGNRRWRTLHERHPDQTRGVRQRLVTGQHPFAVVLGCVDSRVPPELVFDQGLGDLLVVRSAGEVLDEAVLASVVYGVLELGIPLVVVLGHQACGAVTAAVRADADGERLAGHMQYLAEHIRPAIDRTLRGGERVDAAVTANVLLVTTGLATEPELAARIATGALAVVGARYELSSQRVHRVR, from the coding sequence ATGACTGTCGATGCTGAACGTCATGGGTTTGACGGGCCGCCGGGGCGGCGCCGGTTCGTTCGGGCTGTGCTGACGGGAGCGGTCGCCGTGGGCGCGGGGCTGGTCGCCGGCCGTCCGGCCACCCCGACCGGTGTCTCGGCCGGGGCGAGCGGTCCCCGGCCGCGTACGCCCGAGTCGGCGTTGCGGGAGCTGGCGGCGGGGAACCGGCGCTGGCGGACGTTGCATGAGCGGCATCCCGATCAGACGCGGGGTGTTCGCCAGAGGCTGGTCACCGGGCAGCATCCCTTCGCCGTGGTCCTGGGCTGCGTCGATTCCCGGGTTCCCCCGGAGCTGGTTTTCGACCAGGGCCTGGGCGATCTGCTGGTCGTGCGGTCGGCGGGGGAGGTCTTGGACGAGGCGGTGCTGGCCAGTGTCGTGTACGGGGTCCTGGAGCTGGGCATCCCGCTGGTCGTGGTGCTGGGGCACCAGGCGTGCGGGGCCGTGACAGCGGCCGTCCGGGCGGATGCCGACGGTGAGCGGCTGGCGGGCCACATGCAGTACCTGGCCGAGCACATCCGCCCCGCCATCGACCGCACCCTTCGGGGAGGGGAGCGTGTGGACGCGGCTGTCACCGCGAACGTGCTGCTGGTGACGACAGGGCTGGCCACGGAGCCCGAGCTGGCTGCCCGCATCGCAACCGGCGCTCTGGCCGTGGTCGGAGCCCGCTACGAACTCTCCAGCCAGCGGGTGCACCGAGTCCGCTGA
- a CDS encoding phytase produces the protein MSFTVSVRAAALPAAVLTALALPAAPAHAAAVSVTATVETAPVSHSGDAADDPAIWVHPTDPAKSVVIGTDKKGALEVYDMTGARIQRISGDYGNNVDLRGDIVVSADDEAAGGNGAMHIYRIDPVTRQLKRLGDVPTEVTAHGICLYTSPASGKLYAFPNSTSGRVEQWELAVNGDAVTATSVRLWDAGSAVEGCYADDTTGKLYLGEEDVGVWVYGAEPTAGTGRTKLDSTGSGGHITADTEGITAAGNRIYVSSQGSNDFTVYDRTTRAYLGRFAVSNGTAADDCEDTDGIDASAANLGPAFPQGVFICQDGSNGAPGSSGNQNFKFVPLQRITAQFG, from the coding sequence GTGTCCTTCACCGTTTCTGTCCGCGCGGCCGCGCTGCCCGCCGCCGTCCTGACCGCGCTGGCCCTGCCGGCCGCTCCCGCACACGCCGCGGCCGTGTCCGTCACCGCCACCGTGGAGACCGCCCCGGTCTCGCACAGCGGTGACGCCGCCGACGACCCGGCGATCTGGGTCCACCCGACCGACCCCGCCAAGTCGGTGGTCATCGGTACGGACAAGAAGGGCGCGCTGGAGGTCTACGACATGACCGGCGCCCGGATCCAGCGGATCAGCGGCGACTACGGCAACAACGTCGACCTGCGCGGCGACATCGTGGTCTCGGCGGACGACGAGGCCGCCGGCGGCAACGGCGCCATGCACATCTACCGCATCGACCCGGTGACCCGGCAGCTCAAGCGCCTGGGGGACGTCCCCACCGAGGTCACCGCGCACGGCATCTGCCTCTACACCTCCCCCGCCTCGGGCAAGCTGTACGCCTTCCCCAACTCCACCTCCGGCCGCGTCGAGCAGTGGGAACTCGCCGTCAACGGCGATGCGGTGACGGCGACCTCCGTCCGCCTGTGGGACGCGGGCTCCGCGGTCGAGGGCTGCTACGCGGACGACACCACCGGGAAGCTCTACCTCGGCGAGGAGGACGTCGGCGTCTGGGTGTACGGGGCCGAACCCACCGCCGGGACGGGCCGCACCAAGCTCGACTCCACCGGCTCCGGCGGCCACATCACCGCCGACACCGAGGGCATCACCGCCGCGGGCAACCGGATCTACGTCTCCTCCCAGGGCAGCAACGACTTCACCGTCTACGACCGCACCACCCGCGCCTACCTCGGCCGCTTCGCCGTCTCCAACGGCACGGCGGCCGACGACTGCGAGGACACCGACGGCATCGACGCCTCCGCCGCCAACCTCGGCCCGGCCTTCCCGCAGGGCGTCTTCATCTGCCAGGACGGCTCCAACGGCGCCCCCGGCAGCAGCGGCAACCAGAACTTCAAGTTCGTCCCGCTCCAGCGCATCACCGCCCAGTTCGGCTGA
- a CDS encoding VOC family protein, whose amino-acid sequence MACRISELIIDCADAERLAVFWSEVLGYVELDREDDGGIAIGPPDGGPQPILVLSPSSDPRTGKLRLHIDVNATDRDQDAELERLLALGAEPVDVGQTGTESWHVLADPEGNEFCLLRTRLQPL is encoded by the coding sequence ATGGCATGCCGCATCAGTGAGCTGATCATCGACTGCGCCGACGCCGAGCGGCTCGCCGTGTTCTGGAGCGAGGTGCTCGGCTACGTCGAACTCGACCGGGAGGACGACGGAGGCATCGCGATCGGGCCGCCCGACGGCGGCCCGCAGCCCATCCTCGTCCTCAGCCCCAGCAGCGACCCGCGGACGGGGAAGCTCCGGCTGCACATCGACGTCAACGCCACCGACCGCGACCAGGACGCCGAGCTGGAGCGGCTGCTCGCCCTAGGGGCCGAGCCCGTCGACGTCGGCCAGACCGGCACCGAGAGCTGGCACGTCCTGGCCGACCCGGAAGGCAACGAGTTCTGCCTCCTGCGCACCCGGCTCCAGCCCCTCTGA
- a CDS encoding GNAT family N-acetyltransferase has product MIEIQPSRLPALAPWFPAGAPGVAALAEHVLTTGNGRWWADRSLAPRVLAVESGDHVLLRGAPQALPPAALGPLASHYVQAPAGFVPLLRTAFARLDPWERMVYLRAAPALPAQPPRGTSVRRLTIEDAPALAALGPGAGWIHSTWGGPHGLAGSGAAWGAFRRGQLLAVACTYLLGSRYEDVAVLAAPGHRRQHLALACVTALCEDIAARGRTPSWSCSRDNRPSRLLAWRAGFRLHREYVHYATGGVRLEDSDGRAA; this is encoded by the coding sequence GTGATCGAGATCCAGCCCTCCCGCCTTCCCGCCCTCGCCCCCTGGTTCCCCGCCGGGGCACCAGGTGTCGCGGCCCTCGCCGAACACGTACTGACCACCGGCAACGGCCGCTGGTGGGCCGACCGTTCCCTCGCCCCCCGGGTACTGGCGGTCGAGAGCGGCGACCACGTCCTGCTGCGGGGCGCCCCGCAGGCACTGCCCCCGGCGGCTCTGGGCCCGCTCGCCTCCCACTACGTCCAAGCCCCCGCCGGCTTCGTCCCGTTGCTGCGCACCGCCTTCGCCCGGCTCGACCCGTGGGAGCGGATGGTCTACCTCCGGGCGGCCCCCGCCCTGCCGGCCCAGCCGCCGCGCGGCACCTCCGTACGCCGGCTGACCATCGAGGACGCCCCGGCGCTGGCCGCCCTCGGCCCCGGGGCGGGCTGGATCCACTCGACCTGGGGCGGCCCGCACGGACTGGCGGGATCGGGTGCCGCGTGGGGCGCGTTCCGCCGGGGGCAACTGCTCGCGGTGGCCTGTACGTACCTCCTCGGCAGCCGGTACGAGGACGTGGCGGTCCTCGCCGCCCCCGGCCACCGGCGCCAGCACCTGGCGCTGGCCTGCGTCACCGCCCTGTGCGAGGACATCGCCGCCCGCGGCCGTACGCCGAGCTGGTCCTGCTCCCGCGACAACCGGCCCAGCCGGCTGCTCGCCTGGAGGGCGGGCTTCCGTCTGCACCGCGAGTACGTGCACTACGCCACCGGAGGCGTACGCCTCGAGGACTCCGACGGCCGGGCGGCCTGA
- the kdpF gene encoding K(+)-transporting ATPase subunit F, with the protein MTVENIVGLAVAVALLGYLVLALVYPERF; encoded by the coding sequence GTGACCGTCGAGAACATCGTCGGCCTCGCCGTCGCCGTCGCCCTGCTCGGATACCTCGTCCTCGCCCTCGTGTACCCGGAGAGGTTCTGA
- the kdpA gene encoding potassium-transporting ATPase subunit KdpA: protein MSPQTAGVLQLIALIAALALAYRPLGDYMARVYSSEKHYAPEKWIYKAIGANPTAEMRWPAYLRGVLAFSAVSVLFLYALQRAQGILPGSLGFSAIDPDQAFNTAASFVANTNWQSYAGEQAMGHVVQTGGLAVQNFVSAAVGMAVAVALVRGFARSRTGELGNFWADLVRGTVRILLPISVVGAVVLVACGAIQNFSGIHEVGQFAGGTQQWNGGAVASQEVIKELGTNGGGYFNANSAHPFENPTPFSNLFEIFLILVIPFALTRTFGKLVGSVKQGYAILAAMATIWIGFTALMMWTEFAHHGPAFDVSGGAMEGKETRFGIGASAIFSVATTLTSTGAVNSFHSSYTGLGGGIQLLGMQLGEIAPGGVGSGLYGMLVMAIIAVFIAGLMVGRTPEYLGKKIGTREIKFAACYILITPALVLGFTAAAMALDTPANSMTNTGAHGFSEILYAYTSGANNNGSAFAGLNADTQWFNSTIGLAMLLGRFLPMVFVLALAGSLAEQKPVPETAGTLRTDKPLYAGLLVGTILIITGLTYFPALALGPLAEGLAS, encoded by the coding sequence ATGAGTCCCCAGACCGCTGGTGTGCTCCAGCTGATCGCACTGATCGCCGCGCTCGCGCTGGCCTACCGCCCGCTCGGCGACTACATGGCCCGCGTCTACTCCTCCGAGAAGCACTACGCGCCGGAGAAGTGGATCTACAAGGCGATCGGCGCCAACCCGACCGCCGAGATGCGCTGGCCCGCCTACCTGCGCGGCGTCCTGGCCTTCTCAGCGGTGAGTGTCCTCTTCCTCTACGCCCTCCAGAGGGCGCAGGGGATCCTGCCCGGCTCGCTCGGCTTCTCCGCGATCGACCCGGACCAGGCCTTCAACACCGCCGCCTCGTTCGTCGCGAACACCAACTGGCAGTCGTACGCCGGCGAGCAGGCCATGGGCCACGTCGTACAGACCGGCGGCCTGGCGGTGCAGAACTTCGTCTCCGCCGCCGTCGGCATGGCCGTCGCCGTCGCCCTCGTACGGGGCTTCGCGCGCTCGCGGACCGGTGAGCTCGGCAACTTCTGGGCCGACCTGGTGCGCGGCACCGTCCGTATCCTGCTGCCGATCTCGGTGGTCGGCGCGGTCGTCCTGGTCGCCTGCGGTGCGATCCAGAACTTCTCCGGGATCCACGAGGTCGGCCAGTTCGCTGGCGGAACCCAGCAGTGGAACGGCGGGGCGGTCGCCTCGCAGGAGGTCATCAAGGAGCTGGGTACGAACGGCGGCGGTTACTTCAACGCCAACTCCGCGCACCCCTTCGAGAACCCGACCCCCTTCTCGAACCTGTTCGAGATCTTCCTGATCCTGGTCATCCCGTTCGCGCTGACCCGCACCTTCGGCAAGCTGGTCGGCTCGGTCAAGCAGGGCTACGCGATCCTCGCGGCGATGGCGACGATCTGGATCGGTTTCACCGCTCTGATGATGTGGACCGAGTTCGCCCACCACGGCCCGGCCTTCGACGTCTCGGGCGGCGCGATGGAGGGCAAGGAGACCCGCTTCGGCATCGGCGCCTCCGCGATCTTCTCCGTGGCGACGACCCTGACGTCCACCGGTGCGGTCAACTCCTTCCACTCCTCCTACACGGGGCTCGGCGGCGGCATCCAGCTGCTGGGCATGCAGCTCGGCGAGATCGCGCCCGGCGGCGTCGGTTCCGGCCTCTACGGCATGCTGGTCATGGCGATCATCGCGGTGTTCATCGCCGGCCTCATGGTCGGCCGCACCCCCGAGTACCTGGGCAAGAAGATCGGCACCCGCGAGATCAAGTTCGCGGCCTGCTACATCCTCATCACCCCCGCCCTCGTCCTCGGCTTCACCGCCGCCGCGATGGCGCTGGACACCCCGGCCAACTCGATGACCAACACCGGGGCGCACGGATTCTCCGAGATCCTCTACGCCTACACCTCCGGCGCCAACAACAACGGCTCCGCCTTCGCGGGCCTGAACGCCGACACCCAGTGGTTCAACAGCACCATCGGCCTCGCGATGCTGCTGGGCCGTTTCCTGCCCATGGTGTTCGTCCTCGCCCTGGCCGGCTCGCTCGCCGAGCAGAAGCCCGTCCCGGAGACGGCGGGCACCCTGCGCACCGACAAGCCGCTCTACGCGGGCCTGCTCGTCGGCACCATCCTCATCATCACCGGTCTGACCTACTTCCCGGCCCTCGCGCTGGGTCCGCTGGCCGAAGGGCTGGCGTCATGA
- the kdpB gene encoding potassium-transporting ATPase subunit KdpB translates to MTSDTRKQEDVMSTVTPTRAPHQDVPTGHKPAAGRVGGGLFDPKALLKSFPDAVRKLDPRIMIKSPVMFVVLIGSVVTTVLAVKDPTDWFGWAITAWLWLTTIFANLAEAVAEGRGKAQADTLRKAKTDTVARRLTGATEEQVPGTELRIGDLVVCEAGDIIPGDGDVVEGVASVDESAITGESAPVIRESGGDRSAVTGGTKVLSDRIVIKITTKPGETFIDRMIALVEGAARQKTPNEIALNILLASLTIVFLLAVVTLQPFAIYAGAEQSMIVLTALLVCLIPTTIGALLSAIGIAGMDRLVQRNVLAMSGRAVEAAGDVSTLLLDKTGTITLGNRQASEFVPVKGTTQAELADAAQLSSLADETPEGRSIVVLAKEKYGLRERHQGELSHATWIEFTAQTRMSGVDVDGRQTRKGAAGSVITWVKEQGGQVSDDADLLANRISEAGGTPLLVAVKDEEGARVLGVIHLKDVVKEGMRERFDELRRMGIKTVMITGDNPLTAKAIAEEAGVDDFLAEATPEDKMALIKREQAGGKLVAMTGDGTNDAPALAQADVGVAMNTGTSAAKEAGNMVDLDSNPTKLIEIVEIGKQLLITRGALTTFSIANDVAKYFAIIPAMFAVVYPGLDKLNIMGLASPESAILSAVIFNALIIIALVPLALKGVQYKPTSADKMLRRNLGLYGVGGLIAPFIGIKLIDLLISLIPGLA, encoded by the coding sequence ATGACCTCCGACACAAGGAAGCAAGAGGACGTCATGTCGACCGTGACTCCGACCCGCGCTCCCCACCAGGACGTGCCCACCGGCCACAAGCCGGCCGCCGGACGCGTCGGCGGCGGGCTGTTCGACCCCAAGGCGCTGCTGAAGTCCTTCCCGGACGCGGTCCGCAAGCTCGACCCGCGCATCATGATCAAGTCCCCGGTCATGTTCGTGGTCCTGATCGGCTCGGTGGTCACCACCGTCCTGGCGGTCAAGGACCCGACGGACTGGTTCGGCTGGGCGATCACCGCCTGGCTGTGGCTGACCACGATCTTCGCCAACCTCGCCGAGGCCGTGGCCGAGGGCCGCGGCAAGGCGCAGGCCGACACCCTGCGCAAGGCCAAGACGGACACCGTCGCGCGCCGGCTGACCGGCGCGACCGAGGAGCAGGTCCCGGGTACCGAGCTGAGGATCGGCGACCTGGTGGTCTGCGAGGCCGGCGACATCATCCCGGGCGACGGTGACGTCGTCGAGGGCGTCGCGTCCGTGGACGAGTCCGCGATCACCGGTGAGTCCGCGCCGGTGATCCGTGAGTCGGGCGGTGACCGCAGCGCGGTCACCGGCGGTACGAAGGTGCTCTCGGACCGGATCGTCATCAAGATCACGACGAAGCCCGGCGAGACCTTCATCGACCGGATGATCGCCCTCGTCGAGGGCGCCGCCCGCCAGAAGACCCCCAACGAGATCGCCCTCAACATCCTGCTGGCCTCGCTGACCATCGTCTTCCTGCTGGCCGTCGTCACCCTCCAGCCCTTCGCGATCTACGCGGGCGCCGAGCAGTCCATGATCGTGCTGACGGCCCTGCTGGTCTGCCTGATCCCGACCACCATCGGGGCGCTGCTGTCCGCGATCGGCATCGCCGGCATGGACCGCCTGGTCCAGCGCAATGTCCTGGCCATGTCCGGCCGCGCGGTCGAGGCCGCCGGCGACGTGTCGACGCTGCTGCTCGACAAGACGGGCACCATCACGCTGGGCAACCGCCAGGCGTCGGAGTTCGTACCCGTCAAGGGCACCACCCAGGCCGAACTGGCCGACGCCGCGCAGCTGTCGTCGCTGGCCGACGAGACTCCCGAGGGCCGTTCCATCGTGGTCCTCGCGAAGGAGAAGTACGGGCTGCGCGAGCGCCACCAGGGCGAGCTGTCGCACGCCACCTGGATCGAGTTCACCGCCCAGACCCGCATGTCGGGTGTGGACGTGGACGGCAGGCAGACCCGCAAGGGCGCGGCCGGCTCGGTCATCACCTGGGTCAAGGAGCAGGGCGGCCAGGTCTCCGACGACGCCGACCTCCTCGCCAACCGCATCTCCGAGGCCGGCGGGACCCCGCTCCTGGTGGCCGTCAAGGACGAGGAGGGCGCCCGTGTCCTGGGTGTCATCCACCTCAAGGACGTGGTCAAGGAGGGCATGCGCGAGCGGTTCGACGAGCTGCGCCGCATGGGCATCAAGACCGTCATGATCACCGGTGACAACCCGCTCACCGCGAAGGCCATCGCCGAGGAGGCGGGTGTCGACGACTTCCTCGCCGAGGCCACGCCCGAGGACAAGATGGCCCTCATCAAGCGGGAGCAGGCGGGCGGCAAGCTCGTCGCGATGACGGGCGACGGTACGAACGACGCCCCGGCGCTGGCGCAGGCCGACGTCGGTGTGGCCATGAACACCGGTACCTCGGCCGCCAAGGAGGCCGGGAACATGGTGGACCTGGACTCCAACCCGACCAAGCTGATCGAGATCGTGGAGATCGGCAAGCAGCTCCTGATCACCCGGGGCGCGCTGACCACGTTCTCCATCGCCAACGACGTCGCGAAGTACTTCGCGATCATCCCGGCCATGTTCGCGGTGGTCTACCCGGGCCTGGACAAGCTCAACATCATGGGCCTGGCCTCCCCGGAATCCGCGATCCTCTCCGCCGTCATCTTCAACGCGCTGATCATCATCGCGCTGGTGCCCCTCGCCCTCAAGGGCGTGCAGTACAAGCCGACCAGCGCCGACAAGATGCTCCGCCGCAACCTCGGCCTCTACGGGGTGGGCGGCCTGATCGCCCCCTTCATCGGCATCAAGCTCATCGACCTGCTCATCTCCCTCATCCCCGGGCTCGCCTGA